ATTCAAACGGGTGAAATGTATTTCGGAACCGGATCGATATCGCAGCTCCATGGAAACACATTTTCCACTTGAAGGCGCATCCAgggaaaagcaaaaatttcattttgttgcTCAAGCGTTTGGAACTGATTGGATTCAGGTCCACCCTGCAATAAATTAAGCTATTCTTAGCTGAATAAtgtgattttaatattattatataaaagatACGGCGATTCTCGCCGATGCATAGAACGGCTCAAAGGAAACATGTACGAAAccattcaatttcaaaaatacttgCTGTATTAGTGATTTGAAGTATGAAGATTGCCAGAAATTCGCGTGGTTTCCAAGTCGACTCAGCTGTAACATGAagcatttttctgttttaggATTGCTAGTACGACTATATGAGCAGTTAACGAACCCTTCATAATACTTAAGTACTTCTCACTATTACATCATAAATTAGACGTTATTCCGCATCTTTAAAGTCCTCGTAAGAGCAAAATCCGTGGGTTagggcaattttcaaaattgctcCACTTACTTTgttgaaattcattaattttatttacgagCAACAAGATGCTTTTTTTTGTATGTATCAGTGAAATAGCAAACATGAAGAGTGCAATTACTGTATTAGGAATTTTGCACTTCTTCTGCGTCGGAGCTCTTAATTACTCAGGGAAATCCTATTACTTTAAAACTATAGGCAACAATGAATTCAGTGTGTATAATCGAGTGTACTTCTTGAACCATAACATTAGCGACTTCGACGTCAATCCTCATGTACCTCAAAACATACAGAACGTCAACTCGGTACCCAATAAGGAACCACCTAAGCCTGTAAGTATCCTTGGTTTCGCCAATATGAACGCATGAATTAGGTTCGCGCAGGCAGGATCGAAAAAATTTTTCCTGGATTACGAATGGGATTACGACCACAAACCAATCAACAAGACAGATTTGCCCGTTTTTTTTGGGAAGTTTTATGAAGAAAGAATCAAGGAACCTCTTAAAACTGACACCATGAGGATATATTTTAACGTCAACAGGAATTCTTCTAGCCGGATCATTAAGTTTGATTTGAGTGCTTTGAAGCCTAATGAAGAGGTCAGTGATGCcgatatgtatttttattggcCGTTGGAGAACACTTCAAGGTAACGataaaacatttccaaaaatttttactttttgttttttttagcatttttaagACATCGGCGGTGTTAAGATtatatcaatttgaaaagCAATTTAGCAAGGACCTAAATGAATCAGTTTTGGCAGAGAACCCTGACGTTCATAAGCTGTTCAATGTTATCTACATATCTAAGGCACAACGGGGCTGGCAGGTATGATTGCTAGGAAGCATTAtcctaaatttcaattaattaatttatagacGTTCAAAATTAAGAAGCCCATCGATAATTGGGCAAACGGAGAAGAAAACTTGGGACTCCTATTAACTATTTCAAGCTACGACGAAAACAAACTTATTTCAGTATTTAACGACACAAACGCAGGAGTTTTCAGAACATTCGCTGTTTTGAACATACGAAAAAATGGCAAGATTCTGCTTATAgtgtaaaaataatcttttgatGATCAATATCAGCAGATACCAGCGTCCCTCACAACACTGCCCCGAACCTCAGCTCTGGCCCTAAAACTCTTCAATTTAACGCAGCCTGCTCTAAAAGACCTTGGAACTTGGATTTCCATCAACTGTACTGGAACAATTTAATCCTGTATCCAGAAAATGGACTGATGGTATATCAGTGTTCCGGAAAATGTCGTCTGGGTCAAGATGAACTCAACAACCATGTGAAATTGCGACACTTCGTAAATGGACACCATGCAGCATTAAAAGTGTGCTGTGTGCCTGTTGAATACAGATCATTTCCGATTATGTTTCTGGATAAGGCAGGGAACGTTGTTTTGAAGAGTTACGATCATTTGGTTGTTGATAAATGTGGGTGTCGGTAACGTAGGTCTAAAAGTTTGCCGATaaaatgacaataaatttgGTTAAGCTTTTGTTTACTTATGTTAGCTCCaggaaaatatgtaaatgaataaaaataatacagaaCCAAAAAATagtgtattatttttttttacactaaaattttacttaGCTTGTCCTATGATTCTGTTACAAAAGTCAACATAACAGATGGAGGTAGTAAtcgcaaaaataaatactaacaCTCGTATGTGTTAGGAATTCTTAACACAAAAATTCAGTTCAGAgaaaatcagtggtttgaattttagaataaaacaccaaaatcTAGAATCGTAAAAGCCCTTTAGAGAATGACGAATCCCCATTCtaactttgaatattttgagagaaaatgTATGCTTTCATGAATTTTGCTATTTCAGGCTGCCTATTTAGGAAGTTAGGAAATAGGAATTTTGACAGGTTAAACTAAAAGTAGAATTACAATTTAGAACCCTAATAACACGGGTGAAAGGTATTGTTTTGAAATCGAgggggaatttttaaaaataagtgacgtttgaaaaagtgttttttttgtaaaatattcggtttatgaatatttcaaaaattggtgtttttttaaagaagattttgtaaattattcttaaaatcCACAGGGGGTACCTTTTCGGAGGTCAATCCTCCTTTACTACATTTACAATTTCTTTGCATTTGGTAATTGTTTTcgatgtatttaaaaaaataagagaaaacaaccattttctttgttaatttaataatattcggAGAATTATAACACATGGACACGGACTTGATCCACatgaatagaaaaattttggGAATCGcctaatattttctcaaatagcCCGAAAAAATAGTTACAGACGCGTAAAGAAATAATTCATGGATAGAAAAGTTCCTGACCTAAttgaggaatttaaattttaataaatggaCGGATAAGTAGACCGACAGTTTATCAGAAATAACTTTATGGTAGCAACAGGGGTTTCATATACTCCTGAACCATCAACACAGTACCCATTCTAATTATGGATATAAAATCGTGACAATTTGTCTGAGGGATATTTAAGATCTTGGGCTGAGAATTTCTTGTGAGTAAACGAATCCGGATTTAGGACTTCCAAGCCAGCTTCAGAGTCAATTATTGCTGTCAGTGGGTAAGACATATTAAGTTGTAAGGCTAAGAAAAGGCGATAGGTTattcttaaatcaaaattagaT
The nucleotide sequence above comes from Euwallacea similis isolate ESF13 chromosome 16, ESF131.1, whole genome shotgun sequence. Encoded proteins:
- the dpp gene encoding derriere protein, whose protein sequence is MLFFVCISEIANMKSAITVLGILHFFCVGALNYSGKSYYFKTIGNNEFSVYNRVYFLNHNISDFDVNPHVPQNIQNVNSVPNKEPPKPAGSKKFFLDYEWDYDHKPINKTDLPVFFGKFYEERIKEPLKTDTMRIYFNVNRNSSSRIIKFDLSALKPNEEVSDADMYFYWPLENTSSIFKTSAVLRLYQFEKQFSKDLNESVLAENPDVHKLFNVIYISKAQRGWQTFKIKKPIDNWANGEENLGLLLTISSYDENKLISVFNDTNAGVFRTFAVLNIRKNADTSVPHNTAPNLSSGPKTLQFNAACSKRPWNLDFHQLYWNNLILYPENGLMVYQCSGKCRLGQDELNNHVKLRHFVNGHHAALKVCCVPVEYRSFPIMFLDKAGNVVLKSYDHLVVDKCGCR